One Dyadobacter sp. NIV53 DNA segment encodes these proteins:
- a CDS encoding BfmA/BtgA family mobilization protein, with protein sequence MEKKYNKSVRFTDTTDEKFGKIAEKLGRSKQDLLAEMVDYFYKSKKDPADLSDEILKKELGQGINRIISFIKVQEKDILAPMLAEQKIQMEQIQGLGTEFEAFLRCFRKEKCGVNLLAWLLK encoded by the coding sequence TGGAAAAGAAGTACAATAAGTCAGTCCGTTTTACGGACACGACCGACGAGAAATTTGGTAAAATCGCCGAAAAGCTGGGGCGTAGCAAGCAGGATCTACTTGCTGAAATGGTCGACTATTTTTACAAGTCTAAGAAAGACCCGGCTGATCTGAGCGACGAGATTTTGAAGAAAGAGCTCGGTCAGGGGATTAACCGGATCATTAGTTTTATCAAAGTCCAGGAAAAGGATATCCTAGCGCCGATGCTTGCAGAACAAAAGATACAGATGGAGCAGATCCAGGGATTGGGTACTGAGTTCGAAGCATTTTTGAGATGCTTCCGGAAGGAAAAATGCGGGGTAAATTTGTTAGCCTGGCTACTGAAATGA